The Papaver somniferum cultivar HN1 chromosome 3, ASM357369v1, whole genome shotgun sequence genome includes a region encoding these proteins:
- the LOC113357807 gene encoding uncharacterized protein LOC113357807 gives MRSKRLELQEALNKQQKKKPSTTKRQETLRNQRPSTTKPRFASVNNRRLVNDVMTDLVNEILNAAALEKKMSSATKPSNAPEENETVTDAVDERLNDVAPSLSATKPCAASVKGRKAREIETDAVDGRDNAIALENQTLSATKPCSGLISGERETDTVDGRVNVKKRRLSATKPCSAPINGRMAKENVTDAVGEKLNDAALDKQRSLTKKPRISFINGGRAKEVVTDAMDERVKVVSLKNQSLSTTKRHVSFVNGVGGKEIVTGAVDKRPNAVALEKLRSSTTKACAAVSIAVDPRPSIVALKKQRSSTTLPSSASVNANEIVTDPVDGRQEVVDDMPDAENIIRDEDTDTTGTWSDFGDDDADIIDADGDSDVQNVEDQSLPTNYHEDAVIHDADGDNDVPIVKGQSLPTNSDEDADILDKDGNIDMQILEEQSLPTYSEKVANSSSKRTCEVVQSQVAAPHSESSNTNYAGNNCQGNTSCPLGGSIHLLGTPQLIIFDKFGRRSDVESEEFAMDIAMTVRVHCRPAIGSWYDVPNIVKKNIWKDVAARYIIPGIYRPNVLSKANKAWKTWKHQLQVELDKHETAAERKRNIPYQLIRNREDWESFVDFCNTDEGQKRRAASAASVETLRKVQQGNKSLQSDIHLLRTQSGLHTENHISTPSNQSAPHAENRTSAASNQSASHTHNRASTPSNQSASYIQHRASTPSNQSASRIQHRASTPSNQSASHIQKICADIQNRASTPSNQSASHMQNRASTPSNQSASHMQNRASTPSNQSAPHMQNRASTPSNQSASSVQNRASTPSKQSALLMQNRASTPSNQSVSNIQNRTSTPSKQSAAQSPPAASLPARSPLTPPASSLPAGSRLAPPASNLPAGSHFAPPVSNLPAGSRLAPPASNLPAGSHFAPPVSNLPAGSRFAPPASNLPVRSHLSPAASNSPARSHLSPPASNSPVRSHLAPPAPNLPARSHLTPPVSNVPARSHLAPPASNLPAGSRLAPPASNLPAGSRLAPPASNLPAGSHFAPPVSNLPAGSHLSPPASNSPARSHLSPAASNSPARSHLSPPASNLPARLHLAPPAPNLPARSHLTPPVSNVPARSHLAPPASNLPAPSHLSTPASNLPTRSHLPPAASNLPASSCFIKNFKGRTIALGSINTADPPTQHVYSLTIEDIFDRDAELFDKDGKLGDITIGGVINWPKACVESSLPANSCFIRNFKRRTIAFGSINTADQPQEHVCSIIVKQIYDRNAELFDADGKLGDIKIGNVINWPKACIKPC, from the exons ATGAGGTCGAAGAGACTGGAACTCCAAGAAGCTCTCAAtaagcagcagaagaagaagccATCAACAACAAAACGACAAGAAACTCTCCGGAACCAGAGGCCATCAACAACGAAACCACGCTTCGCATCTGTCAACAACCGCAGATTGGTAAATGATGTTATGACTGATTTAGTGAATGAAATACTCAACGCTGCTGCTCTCGAGAAAAAGATGTCTTCAGCAACGAAACCAAGCAATGCACCGGAGGAAAATGAAACTGTGACCGATGCGGTGGATGAAAGACTCAACGATGTTGCTCCGAGTTTGTCAGCTACAAAACCATGTGCTGCATCTGTCAAAGGACGAAAGGCTAGAGAAATTGAGACTGATGCAGTGGATGGGAGAGATAACGCTATAGCTCTTGAGAACCAGACGTTGTCAGCAACAAAACCATGTTCTGGGCTCATCAGTGGCGAAAGGGAAACTGATACAGTGGATGGAAGAGTTAATGTTAAAAAACGGAGGTTGTCAGCAACAAAACCGTGTTCTGCACCAATTAATGGCAGAATGGCAAAAGAGAATGTGACTGATGCAGTGGGTGAAAAACTCAACGATGCTGCCCTTGACAAGCAAAGGTCGTTGACCAAAAAACCACGCATTTCATTCATCAATGGTGGAAGGgcaaaagaagttgtgacagATGCAATGGATGAAAGAGTGAAAGTTGTTTCTCTCAAGAATCAGAGTCTGTCAACAACAAAACGACACGTTTCATTTGTCAATGGCGTAGGAGGAAAAGAAATTGTGACTGGTGCAGTGGATAAAAGACCCAACGCTGTTGCTCTCGAGAAGCTGAGGTCTTCAACAACAAAAGCATGTGCTGCGGTGAGCATTGCAGTGGATCCAAGACCCAGCATTGTTGCTCTCAAGAAGCAGAGGTCGTCAACAACATTACCATCTTCTGCATCTGTCAATGCAAACGAAATTGTGACCGATCCAGTGGATGGAAGACAGGAAGTTGTTGATGACATGCCTGATGCTGAGAACATTATCAGAGATGAAGATACTGACACAACTGGTACTTGGAGCGATTTTGGAGATGACGATGCTGACATAATTGATGCAGATGGAGACAGTGACGTGCAAAATGTGGAAGACCAATCGTTACCCACCAACTATCATGAAGATGCTGTCATACATGATGCGGACGGAGACAATGACGTGCCAATTGTGAAAGGCCAATCGTTACCCACCAACTCTGATGAAGATGCTGACATACTCGATAAAGATGGAAACATTGACATGCAAATTTTGGAAGAGCAATCGTTACCCACCTACTCTGAGAAAGTTGCAAATTCCTCGAGCAAAAGGACATGTGAAGTGGTCCAAAGCCAAGTAGCTGCCCCTCATAGCGAGTCTAGCAACACAAACTATGCCGGCAATAATTGCCAAGGAAACACTTCTTGTCCATTGGGTGGTTCAATTCATTTACTAGGCACCCCTCAACTGATTATATTCGACAAATTTGGGCGGCGTTCTGATGTTGAGTCAGAAGAATTTGCAATGGATATTGCAATGACAGTACGAGTGCATTGTCGTCCTGCAATCGGCTCTTGGTATGACGTTCCAAACATCGTCAAAAAGAATATATGGAAAGATGTTGCG GCTAGGTATATCATACCTGGAATTTATAGACCTAATGTTTTGTCCAAGGCTAACAAAGCTTGGAAAACTTGGAAGCATCAGCTGCAAGTAGAGTTGGATAAACATGAGACCGCTGCTGAGAGAAAAAGAAATATCCCGTACCAGTTGATTAGAAACAGAGAAGATTGGGAAAGTTTTGTTGATTTCTGCAATACTGATGAGGGTCAGAAACGTCGTGCAGCATCGGCGGCAAGTGTTGAGACTCTTCGCAAAGTACAGCAAGGAAACAAGAGTTTGCAGTCTGATATCCATTTACTCCGAACACAATCTGGATTACACACAGAAAATCATATTTCTACTCCGTCAAATCAATCTGCGCCACACGCAGAAAATCGTACTTCTGCAGCATCCAATCAATCTGCTTCACACACACACAATCGTGCTTCAACACCATCCAATCAGTCTGCATCATACATACAACATCGTGCTTCTACACCATCCAATCAGTCTGCATCACGCATACAACATCGTGCTTCTACACCATCCAATCAATCTGCATCACACATACAAAAAATCTGCGCAGACATACAAAATCGTGCTTCTACACCATCAAATCAATCTGCGTCACACATGCAAAATCGTGCTTCTACACCATCAAACCAATCCGCATCACACATGCAAAATCGTGCTTCGACACCATCAAATCAATCTGCGCCACACATGCAGAATCGTGCTTCTACACCATCAAATCAATCTGCGTCATCGGTGCAAAATCGTGCTTCTACACCATCAAAGCAATCCGCGTTACTCATGCAAAATCGTGCTTCTACACCATCAAATCAATCTGTGTCAAACATACAGAATCGTACTTCTACACCTTCAAAACAATCTGCGGCTCAG TCACCTCCTGCGGCCAGCTTGCCTGCTCGTTCACCTTTGACACCTCCTGCGTCCAGCTTGCCTGCTGGTTCACGTTTGGCACCTCCTGCATCCAACTTGCCTGCTGGTTCACATTTCGCACCTCCTGTGTCCAACTTGCCTGCTGGTTCACGTTTGGCACCTCCTGCATCCAACTTGCCTGCTGGTTCACATTTCGCACCTCCTGTGTCCAACTTGCCTGCTGGTTCACGTTTCGCACCTCCTGCATCCAACTTGCCTGTTCGTTCGCATTTGTCACCTGCTGCGTCCAACTCGCCTGCTCGTTCGCATTTGTCGCCTCCTGCGTCCAACTCGCCTGTTCGTTCGCATTTGGCACCTCCTGCGCCCAACTTGCCAGCTCGTTCGCATTTGACGCCTCCTGTGTCCAACGTGCCTGCTCGTTCGCATTTGGCACCTCCTGCGTCCAACTTGCCTGCCGGTTCACGTTTGGCACCTCCTGCATCCAACTTGCCTGCTGGTTCACGTTTGGCACCTCCTGCATCCAACTTGCCTGCTGGTTCACATTTCGCACCTCCTGTGTCCAACTTGCCTGCTGGTTCGCATTTGTCACCTCCTGCGTCCAACTCGCCTGCTCGTTCGCATTTGTCACCTGCTGCGTCCAACTCGCCTGCTCGTTCGCATTTGTCACCTCCTGCGTCCAACTTGCCTGCTCGTTTGCATTTGGCACCTCCTGCGCCCAACTTGCCAGCTCGTTCGCATTTGACGCCTCCTGTGTCCAACGTGCCTGCTCGTTCGCATTTGGCACCTCCTGCGTCCAACTTGCCGGCTCCTTCGCATTTGTCAACTCCTGCGTCCAACTTGCCTACTCGTTCACATTTGCCACCTGCTGCATCCAACTTGCCTGCTAGTTCATGTTTCATAAAAAACTTTAAAGGAAGAACCATTGCTTTAGGTAGTATCAACACTGCGGATCCACCAACGCAACATGTCTATAGTTTAACTATCGAAGACATATTTGACAGAGATGCAGAATTATTTGATAAAGATGGGAAGCTTGGAGACATTACGATCGGTGGCGTGATTAATTGGCCAAAAGCATGTGTTGAGTCCAGCTTGCCTGCTAATTCATGTTTTATACGGAACTTCAAAAGAAGAACCATTGCTTTCGGTAGTATAAACACTGCTGATCAACCGCAGGAACATGTTTGTAGTATAATTGTGAAACAAATATATGACAGAAATGCAGAATTATTTGATGCAGATGGGAAGCTCGGAGACATTAAGATCGGAAACGTGATTAATTGGCCAAAAGCATGTATTAAGCCTTGTTGA